A genomic window from Enoplosus armatus isolate fEnoArm2 chromosome 20, fEnoArm2.hap1, whole genome shotgun sequence includes:
- the abca5 gene encoding cholesterol transporter ABCA5, with protein sequence MYYIPEASIRETTSRPHVIQMRHAGSMQPMYRRDAGVWHQTRSLLYKNLLIKWRTKQQSLQELILPLLLLGLLILISTLNPHVYYGGIRTMELERDDHFFKGLGYTPISNITNHIMEEVAQEMHMQDRLEMFASEEDLENASLYEPSSYVGVVFMDSSATSYRLRFPYNQLPLPSDYTESIANCFTSSVNCRAANYWYSGFIRLQSLIDAAIIQMQTKRSVWSEMDLKVVMMGQPGSVEVQKFPHALISIYLVLAFTPFVTFLIVNVAAEKEHRLKDTMTMMGLYDTAFWLSWGLLYAALVTTMSILMSIIATYTALFPNSDFFVIFFLIFLYGISSIFFSFMLTPLFKKPKFASTVGSMLTVVFGCLSLFTVLMKDFPQPLVWLLCLLSPSAFSIGIAQVVYLEAQGDGAVFSSLANGPHPLYVPLLMLVLDCILYLLLAIYLDQVLPGEFGMRRSLVYFLKPSYWSKRRKRYVEVSSVYDAEVKGGPGGDESVEPVSPEFRGKEAIRISNIHKVYKEKDNVVEALRGLTFDIYEGQITALLGHSGAGKSTLMNILCGICPPTNGSATIYGSSVAEIADGSEMKQLVGICPQFNIIFDVLTVEEHLRIFAAIKGIPPADINAEVTKVLKDLDLEKIMTAQAKNLSGGQKRKLSVGIAILGDPKILLLDEPTAGMDPCSRHQVWSLLKSRRAGRVTVLSTHYMDEADIFADRKAVISQGQLKCVGSSLYLKIKCGVGYHLRMSINEGCEAEKITSLVKQHVPKAKLSRQHEAELTFTLPFESMDTFPGLFSELDCQHNLGIVNYGVSMTTLEDVFLRLEAEAEVDQADYSVFNREQAEDECDNASLDDTDQRLLTFSDSKSDVVSGHALWRQQFSTVAWLHMLNMCRERKAFVYTLALFLVFVAAVLVLSLATGNIQIHSPDRQFLPIYLLKRNQAPRRYATSLLVQNSSGSDISDFIHNLESQDIKVDMMKHNDYMAAAPHSAAINVTGSSKGFRYSVAFNSTTVHSLPMAVNILSNALLRGLNGTGQIRTWTKPFDYQIPDATSYALVYIEAIILGMLAAGMPAYFAMDHTRDREIKCRSTLRISGMVPSAYWCGQAAVDIPFYYLILSCMTIILFSFHTGNLLTSSNLTAVVLCTVGFGPAMILFTYVFSFGFARVQSNRDFFSVISMMVCVVSASLVQLLNDNPELTRNLHNILCFFNPLYPLMGCLNCITKATFLPSQYEENFLWKNLLIAVIAPYLQCILLLFLLRWLEIHYGGRTMKNDQFCRISSKSKPKVERNPEEGLNEDEDVQMEKARVKEALTCQSCEEKPLVVVSNLRKHHEGRKEGFSLNKTRKVATKNISFCVRKGEVLGLLGPNGAGKSTVMHMLSGDTDPTAGQVLMGDYSTEFRQVDNPLEHVGYCPQVNPLWPRITLQEHLEIYAAIKGLRGQDVPGIIKRVVNALELKDHLNKQAKTLSAGLKRKLCFALSMIGNPQIVLLDEPSSGMDPKSKQRMWRAIRAAFKNRQRGAILTTHYMEEAEAVCDRVAIMVSGQLRCIGSIQHLKGKYGQGYNLEVKLREELMGLQQVALLHKEILRIFPHAARQESFATLMVYKIPMEDVKSLAKSFSQLERAKQTFNFEEYNFSQSTLEQVFMEFAKEQENEEDEVGSLSTTFQWQRLRQDGPVPVNHTDSIVHQL encoded by the exons ATGTATTACATAC CTGAGGCCAGCATTAGGGAGACGACTTCTCGTCCACACGTCATCCAGATGAGGCATGCTGGAAGTATGCAGCCCATGTATAGAAGAGATGCTGGAGTCTGGCACCAAACGAGAAGTCTTCTCTACAAGAATCTGCTCATCAAATGGAGGACCAAGCAACAGAGTCTTCAG GAATTGATCCTACCTCTGCTACTGCTGGGTCTCCTGATACTCATCAGCACCCTGAATCCTCACGTTTATTATGGAGGCATCAGGACTATGGAGCTGGAGCGTGACGACCACTTCTTCAAGGGCCTGGGCTACACACCAATCTCTAACATCACCAATCACATCATGGAAGAGGTGGCTCAGGAGATGC ACATGCAAGATCGTCTGGAGATGTTTGCCAGTGAGGAGGACCTGGAGAACGCCAGCCTGTATGAGCCTTCCAGCTACGTCGGTGTTGTGTTCATGGACAGCTCTGCCACGTCTTACAGACTACGCTTCCCATACAACCAGCTGCCCCTACCCAGTGATTACACAGAATCTATTG CCAACTGTTTTACCAGCTCGGTGAACTGCAGAGCAGCTAATTACTGGTACTCTGGCTTCATCCGCCTCCAGTCTCTGATCGATGCAGCCATCATCCAG ATGCAGACAAAGCGTTCAGTGTGGAGTGAGATGGACTTGAAGGTAGTAATGATGGGTCAACCAGGCTCTGTGGAGGTGCAGAAATTCCCTCACGCCCTCATCTCCATCTACCTGGTCCTGGCCTTCACACCCTTCGTAACTTTCCTCATCGTGAATGTGGCAGCTGAGAAGGAACATCGCCTCAAAGACACCATGACCATGATGGGGCTCTATGACACCGCTTTCTG GTTGTCATGGGGACTCCTGTATGCCGCTCTGGTGACGACCATGTCGATCCTGATGTCCATCATCGCGACGTACACGGCCCTGTTCCCTAACAGTGACTTCTTTgtcatcttcttcctcatcttcctctatGGAATATCATCG ATCTTTTTCTCCTTCATGCTGACTCCGTTATTTAAGAAGCCCAAGTTTGCCAGCACAGTGGGCTCCATGCTGACGGTGGTGTTTGGCTGCCTGTCACTGTTCACCGTGCTGATGAAGGACTTCCCACAGCCGCTGGTCTGGCTTCTCTGCCTGCTCTCCCCCAGCGCCTTCTCAATTGGGATTGCAcag GTGGTTTACCTGGAGGCCCAGGGAGATGgtgctgtgttttcctctctggcCAATGGCCCTCATCCTCTTTACGTGCCCCTGCTCATGCTGGTTTTGGACTGCATCCTCTACCTTCTGCTGGCCATCTACCTGGACCAGGTACTGCCTG GTGAGTTTGGAATGAGGAGGTCTTTGGTGTACTTCCTGAAGCCATCGTATTGGTCCAAACGAAGAAAGCGCTACGTTGAAGTGAGCTCAGTATACGACGCAGAGGTGAAAGGTGGTCCTGGTGGGGACGAGTCTGTGGAACCAGTTTCACCTGAGTTCAGAGGGAAAGAGGCCATCCG CATCAGTAACATCCATAAAGTGTACAAAGAGAAGGACAACGTGGTGGAGGCTCTGAGAG GTTTGACATTTGACATCTATGAGGGCCAGATCACGGCTCTGCTGGGACACAGCGGGGCTGGAAAGTCCACTCTCATGAACATCCTGTGTGGCATCTGCCCGCCTACTAACGGCTCGGCCACCATCTACGGCTCCAGTGTAGCAGAGATCGCAGATGGGTCAGAAATGAAGCAGCTGGTGGGAATTTGCCCCCAGTTCAACATAATCTTTGATGTGCTCACTGTGGAGGAGCACCTGCGGATATTTGCCGCCATCAAAGGGATCCCTCCGGCGGACATCAATGCTGAG GTTACCAAAGTGCTAAAGGATCTTGACTTGGAGAAGATCATGACTGCTCAGGCCAAGAATCTGAGTGGAGGCCAAAAGAGGAAACTCTCTGTGGGCATCGCCATTCTTGGAGATCCTAAG ATCCTGCTCTTGGACGAGCCCACAGCAGGCATGGACCCCTGCTCCAGACACCAGGTCTGGTCGCTGCTGAAGAGCCGCAGAGCCGGCAGAGTCACTGTCCTCAGCACACACTACATGGACGAGGCTGACATTTTTGCTG ATCGCAAAGCTGTGATCTCTCAAGGACAGCTGAAATGTGTTGGCTCTTCCCTGTATCTCAAGATCAAGTGTGGTGTTGGATATCATCTCAG AATGTCCATCAATGAGGGATGTGAAGCTGAAAAGATCACGTCATTGGTCAAGCAGCATGTTCCCAAGGCAAAGTTGTCTCGACAACATGAGGCAGAATTGACATTCACTTTGCCTTTTGAGAGTATGGACACATTCCCAG GCTTGTTCTCGGAGCTCGACTGTCAACACAACCTGGGAATTGTCAACTATGGggtttccatgacaacactgGAGGATGTTTTCCTTCGTTTGGAGGCAGAGGCTGAAGTGGACCAAGCTG ACTACAGTGTGTTTAATCGGGAGCAGGCGGAGGATGAATGTGACAATGCCTCTCTGGATGATACAGACCAGCGGCTGCTGACGTTCTCAGACAGCAAGTCAGATGTTGTGTCGGGTCATGCTCTGTGGCGGCAGCAGTTCAGCACTGTGGCATGGCTGCACATGCTCAACATGTGCAGGGAGAGGAAGGCCTTCGTTTACAC CCTGGCCTTGTTCCTGGTGTTTGTTGCTGCAGTGCTCGTCCTGTCTCTGGCCACAGGAAACATCCAGATTCACTCTCCAGACCGTCAGTTTCTGCCCATTTATCTCCTCAAAAGGAACCAGGCTCCCCGGAGATACGCCACCAGCCTCCTGGTTCAGAACTCCTCAG GCTCTGATATTTCTGACTTCATCCACAACCTGGAGTCTCAGGACATCAAAGTGGATATGATGAAACACAACGACTACATGGCCGCAGCTCCCCACAGTGCCGCCATCAACGTAACAGGATCCAGCAAG GGTTTCAGATACAGTGTTGCATTCAACAGCACCACCGTTCACTCCTTGCCTATGGCTGTCAACATACTAAGCAACGCTCTTCTAAGAGGTCTGAATGGTACTGGACAGATCCGAACCTGGACCAAACCGTTTGATTAT CAAATCCCAGATGCTACGTCCTACGCTCTGGTGTACATAGAGGCCATCATACTGGGAATGCTGGCAGCTGGAATGCCTGCGTATTTCGCAATGGACCACACTCGAGACAGAGAG atcAAGTGTCGCTCTACACTGCGTATCTCTGGTATGGTACCGTCAGCCTACTGGTGCGGCCAGGCAGCTGTGGACATCCCCTTCTACTACCTCATCCTCTCCTGCATGAccatcatcctcttctccttccacaCTGGAAACCTGCTCACCTCCAGCAACCTCACCGCTGTG GTCCTGTGTACTGTTGGCTTTGGTCCAGCCATGATCCTCTTCActtatgtgttttcttttggctTCGCTCGAGTCCAAAGCAACAGGGATTTCTTCTCTGTCATCTCCATGATG GTATGTGTGGTATCGGCCTCCCTGGTTCAGTTGTTGAACGACAACCCTGAACTAACAAGAAACCTGCACAACATCTTGTGTTTCTTCAACCCTCTCTACCCTCTCATGGGCTGCCTCAACTGCATCACCAAG GCGaccttcctcccctctcagtACGAGGAGAACTTCCTGTGGAAAAACCTGCTCATTGCAGTTATagct CCCTATCTCCAGTGcatcctgctgcttttcctgcttCGTTGGCTGGAGATCCACTACGGAGGGAGGACAATGAAAAACGATCAGTTCTGCAG AATATCATCCAAGTCAAAGCCCAAAGTGGAGAGGAACCCAGAAGAAGGGCtgaatgaggatgaggatgtcCAGATGGAGAAGGCCAGAGTGAAGGAGGCCCTCACCTGCCAGTCCTGTGAAGAG AAACCACTGGTGGTTGTGAGCAACCTGAGGAAACATCACGAGGGCAGAAAAGAAGGTTTTTCTCTGAACAAGACGAGGAAAGTGGCCACAAAGAACATCTCTTTCTGTGTTCGCAAAG GTGAAGTTCTCGGACTGTTGGGCCCCAATGGAGCAGGAAAGAGCACCGTCATGCATATGTTGTCCGGTGACACTGATCCCACGGCAGGCCAG GTGCTGATGGGGGACTATAGTACAGAGTTTCGTCAAGTGGACAATCCTTTGGAGCATGTGGGCTACTGTCCACAGGTGAACCCTCTGTGGCCCAGGATCACTCTGCAGGAGCACCTGGAGATCTACGCTGCCATCAAGGGCCTGAGAGGACAGGATGTACCGGGTATCATCAAACG tgtggTGAACGCTCTGGAGCTAAAGGACCACTTGAACAAACAAGCCAAGACCCTGTCAGCAGGACTCAAGAGGAAG TTGTGCTTTGCCTTGAGTATGATCGGGAATCCTCAGATCGTCTTACTGGACGAGCCGTCGTCGGGGATGGACCCCAAGTCTAAACAGCGCATGTG GAGGGCAATACGTGCGGCTTTCAAGAATCGTCAGCGGGGAGCCATCCTCACCACGCACTACATGGAGGAGGCGGAGGCTGTGTGTGACCGCGTAGCCATCATGGTTTCCGGCCAGCTGAG GTGTATCGGCTCCATCCAACATTTAAAAGGGAAATACGGTCAAGGCTACAATCTGGAGGTAAAACTCAGAGAGGAGCTGATGGGGCTTCAGCAGGTGGCGCTGTTGCACAAAGAGATCCTTCGAATCTTTCCTCACGCTGCCCGGCAGGAGAG CTTCGCTACTCTGATGGTTTACAAGATCCCCATGGAGGACGTCAAATCACTGGCGAAGTCTTTCTCTCAGTTAGAGAGAG ccaAGCAAACCTTCAACTTTGAGGAGTACAACTTCTCCCAGTCGACCTTGGAGCAG GTGTTTATGGAGTTTGCTAAGGAGCAGGAGAACGAGGAGGACGAGGTTGGCTCCCTCAGCACAACCTTCCAGTGGCAGCGTCTCCGCCAGGACGGCCCGGTTCCAGTCAACCACACAGACAGCATCGTCCACCAGCTTTGA